From a region of the Cucumis sativus cultivar 9930 chromosome 6, Cucumber_9930_V3, whole genome shotgun sequence genome:
- the LOC101205163 gene encoding DNA-directed RNA polymerase II subunit RPB2 isoform X2 — MMTESDGETATLFPKAARLRNLTYSAPLYVDVSKRVIKKGHDGEEVTETQDFTKVFIGKVPIMLRSSYCTLYQNSEKDLTELGECPYDQGGYFIINGSEKVLIAQEKMSTNHVYVFKKRQPNKYAFVAEVRSMAESQNRPPSTMFVRMLSRTSAKGGSSGQYIRATLPYIRNEIPIIIVFRALGFVADKDILEHICYDFSDTQMMELLRPSLEEAFVIQNQQVALDYIGKRGSTVGVTKEKRIKYAKEILQKEMLPHVGVGEFCETKKAYYFGYIIHRLLLCALGRRAEDDRDHYGNKRLDLAGPLLGGLFRMLFRKLTRDVRGYVQKCVDNGKDVNLQFAIKAKTITSGLKYSLATGNWGQANAAGTRAGVSQVLNRLTYASTLSHLRRLNSPIGREGKLAKPRQLHNSQWGMMCPAETPEGQACGLVKNLALMVYITVGSAAYPILEFLEEWGTENFEEISPAVIPQATKIFVNGCWVGIHRDPEMLVKTLRRLRRRVDVNTEVGVVRDIRLKELRIYTDYGRCSRPLFIVEKQRLLIKKKDIHALQQRESPEDGGWHDLVAKGFIEYIDTEEEETTMISMTISDLIQARINPVEAYSDTYTHCEIHPSLILGVCASIIPFPDHNQSPRNTYQSAMGKQAMGIYVTNYQFRMDTLAYVLYYPQKPLVTTRAMEHLHFRQLPAGINAIVAIACYSGYNQEDSVIMNQSSIDRGFFRSLFFRSYRDEEKKMGTLVKEDFGRPDRSNTMGMRHGSYDKLDDDGLAPPGTRVSGEDVIIGKTTPISQEEAQGQAARYSRRDHSISLRHSENGIVDQVLLTTNADGLRFVKVRVRSVRIPQIGDKFSSRHGQKGTVGMTYTQEDMPWTVEGITPDIIVNPHAIPSRMTIGQLIECIMGKVAAHMGKEGDATPFTDVTVDNISKALHKCGYQMRGFETMYNGHTGRRLSAMIFLGPTYYQRLKHMVDDKIHSRGRGPVQILTRQPAEGRSRDGGLRFGEMERDCMIAHGAAHFLKERLFDQSDAYRIHVCECCGLIAIANLKKSSFECRGCKNKTDIVQVYIPYACKLLFQELMAMAIAPRMFTKEIKPLKDQKKKGS; from the exons ATGATGACCGAATCTGATGGAGAGACTGCAACCTTATTTCCTAAGGCTGCACGGTTGAGGAATTTAACATACTCAGCGCCTTTGTACGTGGATGTCTCAAAAAGAGTCATTAAGAAAGGTCATGATGGTGAAGAAGTTACTGAAACCCAAGATTTTACAAAAGTTTTTATTGGGAAG GTTCCTATCATGCTCCGATCGAGTTATTGCACACTGTATCAAAATTCTGAGAAGGATCTCACTGAGCTCGGGGAGTGTCCATATGACCAAGGAGGATATTTTATCATCAATGGCAGTGAGAAGGTTCTTATTGCACAAGAGAAGATGAGCACAAATCATGTATATGTTTTCAAGAAAAGACAGCCTAACAAGTATGCCTTTGTAGCAGAAGTTCGGTCTATGGCTGAGTCACAAAATAGACCACCCAGTACCATGTTTGTACGGATGCTTTCTCGAACTAGTGCCAAGGGG GGTTCTTCAGGACAGTACATACGTGCCACTCTGCCTTACATTAGAAATGAGATTCCAATTATAATTGTGTTTCGTGCTCTAGGATTTGTTGCTGACAAAGATATTCTAGAGCATATATGTTATGACTTCTCTGATACTCAAATGATGGAGTTGCTTCGGCCTTCCCTGGAAGAGGCTTTTGTTATCCAAAATCAACAG GTTGCACTAGACTATATTGGGAAGAGAGGATCAACAGTTGGTGTGACCAAGGAAAAGAGGATTAA GTATGCCAAGGAGATCCTTCAAAAAGAAATGCTTCCTCATGTTGGCGTAGGTGAATTTTGTGAGACGAAGAAGGCATATTATTTTGG TTATATAATTCACCGGCTACTCTTATGTGCCCTTGGCCGGAGAGCAGAAGATGACAGGGATCACTATGGAAACAAACGACTGGACCTTGCTGGTCCTTTACTTGGAGGCTTGTTCAGAATG CTATTTAGAAAGTTAACAAGAGACGTGAGAGGTTATGTACAAAAG TGTGTTGATAATGGAAAGGACGTCAATTTGCAATTTGCCATCAAGGCGAAAACCATTACTAGTGGCCTGAAATATTCACTTGCCACTGGAAACTGGGGGCAAGCAAATGCAGCTGGTACAAGAGCTGGAGTATCACAG GTGTTAAATCGTTTGACATATGCATCAACTTTGTCTCACTTACGGAGGCTGAATTCCCCCATTGGACGAGAAG GTAAATTGGCCAAGCCTCGACAGTTGCATAATTCACAATGGGGAATGATGTGTCCTGCTGAAACGCCAGAAGGACAA GCATGTGGACTGGTAAAAAATCTTGCATTGATGGTCTATATTACGGTTGGATCTGCAGCATACcctattttggaatttttggaAGAATGGGGCACAGAGAATTTCGAG GAAATTTCTCCTGCTGTCATTCCTCAAGCTACAAAAATTTTTGTCAATGGTTGTTGGGTTGGGATCCATCGAGATCCTGAAATGTTGGTGAAGACTTTGAGACGGCTGAGGAGACGA GTTGATGTAAATACTGAAGTTGGAGTTGTTAGAGATATCCGTTTGAAAGAACTACGGATATATACTGATTATGGCCGTTGCAGCCGTCCATTATTCATTGTTGAGAAACAAAGGCTTCTCATAAAGAAGAAGGATATCCATGCTCTTCAGCAGAGG GAATCTCCAGAAGATGGTGGTTGGCACGATCTTGTAGCAAAAGGATTCATTGAATACATAGACACTGAAGAAGAGGAAACTACCATGATTTCCATGACAATTAGT GATCTTATACAAGCAAGGATCAACCCGGTTGAGGCTTATTCTGACACTTACACTCACTGTGAAATCCATCCATCATTGATTTTGGGTGTTTGTGCTTCAATTATTCCATTTCCCGACCATAACCAG TCTCCACGTAACACGTATCAATCTGCCATGGGTAAACAAGCTATGGGAATTTATGTCACCAACTACCAATTTCGAATG gaTACTTTGGCCTATGTTTTGTATTATCCGCAAAAACCTCTTGTGACTACTCGAGCTATGGAGCACCTTCATTTCAGGCAACTTCCAGCTGGCATT AATGCCATTGTTGCCATTGCTTGCTACTCTGGTTATAACCAGGAAGACTCTGTGATCATGAATCAATCTTCCATTGACCGTGGATTTTTTAGGTCACTTTTCTTCCGGTCATACAG AGATgaggagaaaaaaatgggAACTCTTGTAAAAGAAGATTTTGGACGGCCGGACAGGAGTAATACTATG GGTATGAGGCATGGCTCTTATGATAAATTGGATGACGATGGTCTTGCACCCCCT GGTACCAGAGTATCAGGTGAGGACGTCATTATTGGAAAGACTACTCCTATCTCTCAGGAAGAAGCCCAGGGACAAGCTGCACGTTACTCAAGACGTGATCATAGCATTAGTTTACGTCACAGTGAAAATGGGATTGTAGATCAA GTTCTACTGACCACAAATGCTGATGGATTGAGATTCGTGAAAGTAAGGGTGAGATCTGTTCGAATACCTCAGATTGGGGATAAGTTCAGCAGTCGACATGGTCAAAAAGGAACAGTGGGAATGACTTACACACAAGAAGACATGCCTTGGACTGTGGAAGGAATCACCCCTGATATTATCGTGAATCCACATGCTATTCCTTCTCGGATGACAATTGGTCAGCTTATTGAGTGTATCATGGGGAAGGTGGCAGCCCACATGGGAAAAGAAGGAGATGCTACCCCATTTACTGATGTCACT GTGGATAACATCAGTAAGGCACTGCATAAGTGTGGTTATCAGATGCGTGGATTTGAAACCATGTATAATGGCCATACAGGCCGACGGCTCTCAGCAATGATATTCCTCGGTCCAACATACTATCAAAGGCTGAAGCATATGGTTGATGACAAAATACATTCACGTGGAAGGGGTCCTGTGCAGATCCTTACGAGACAACCTGCTGAGGGTCGGTCACGTGATGGTGGTCTCCGATTTGGGGAGATGGAGCGTGACTGCATGATTGCCCATGGTGCCGCTCATTTTCTAAAGGAGAGGTTGTTCGATCAAAGTGATGCTTATAGGATCCATGTCTGTGAGTGTTGTGGATTGATAGCCATTGCAAATCTCAAGAAGAGTTCTTTCGAATGTAGGGGCTGCAAAAACAAAACTGACATCGTTCAG GTATATATCCCTTATGCCTGTAAGCTTCTCTTCCAAGAGCTTATGGCCATGGCAATAGCACCACGTATGTTCACAAAGGAGATCAAACCATTAAAAgaccaaaagaagaaaggatcCTGA
- the LOC101205163 gene encoding DNA-directed RNA polymerase II subunit RPB2 isoform X1 — MEDYEEYDRNMNDDDDMDQAIPDDEEEITQEDAWAVISAYFEEKGLVRQQLDSFDEFIQNTMQEIVDESADIEIRPESQHNPGHQSDVAETIYKISFGQIYLSKPMMTESDGETATLFPKAARLRNLTYSAPLYVDVSKRVIKKGHDGEEVTETQDFTKVFIGKVPIMLRSSYCTLYQNSEKDLTELGECPYDQGGYFIINGSEKVLIAQEKMSTNHVYVFKKRQPNKYAFVAEVRSMAESQNRPPSTMFVRMLSRTSAKGGSSGQYIRATLPYIRNEIPIIIVFRALGFVADKDILEHICYDFSDTQMMELLRPSLEEAFVIQNQQVALDYIGKRGSTVGVTKEKRIKYAKEILQKEMLPHVGVGEFCETKKAYYFGYIIHRLLLCALGRRAEDDRDHYGNKRLDLAGPLLGGLFRMLFRKLTRDVRGYVQKCVDNGKDVNLQFAIKAKTITSGLKYSLATGNWGQANAAGTRAGVSQVLNRLTYASTLSHLRRLNSPIGREGKLAKPRQLHNSQWGMMCPAETPEGQACGLVKNLALMVYITVGSAAYPILEFLEEWGTENFEEISPAVIPQATKIFVNGCWVGIHRDPEMLVKTLRRLRRRVDVNTEVGVVRDIRLKELRIYTDYGRCSRPLFIVEKQRLLIKKKDIHALQQRESPEDGGWHDLVAKGFIEYIDTEEEETTMISMTISDLIQARINPVEAYSDTYTHCEIHPSLILGVCASIIPFPDHNQSPRNTYQSAMGKQAMGIYVTNYQFRMDTLAYVLYYPQKPLVTTRAMEHLHFRQLPAGINAIVAIACYSGYNQEDSVIMNQSSIDRGFFRSLFFRSYRDEEKKMGTLVKEDFGRPDRSNTMGMRHGSYDKLDDDGLAPPGTRVSGEDVIIGKTTPISQEEAQGQAARYSRRDHSISLRHSENGIVDQVLLTTNADGLRFVKVRVRSVRIPQIGDKFSSRHGQKGTVGMTYTQEDMPWTVEGITPDIIVNPHAIPSRMTIGQLIECIMGKVAAHMGKEGDATPFTDVTVDNISKALHKCGYQMRGFETMYNGHTGRRLSAMIFLGPTYYQRLKHMVDDKIHSRGRGPVQILTRQPAEGRSRDGGLRFGEMERDCMIAHGAAHFLKERLFDQSDAYRIHVCECCGLIAIANLKKSSFECRGCKNKTDIVQVYIPYACKLLFQELMAMAIAPRMFTKEIKPLKDQKKKGS, encoded by the exons ATGGAGGATTACGAAGAGTATGATCGGAATATGAATGACGACGATGATATGGACCAGGCTATCCCTGACGACGAAGAAGAGATCACACAGGAAGATGCTTGGGCAGTAATTTCAGCATATTTTGAAGAGAAAGGGTTGGTCCGGCAGCAGCTGGATTCCTTCGATGAGTTTATTCAGAATACTATGCAGGAAATCGTGGACGAGTCTGCAGACATTGAGATTCGCCCCGAGTCACAGCACAATCCCGGCCACCAGTCGGATGTTGCTGAG ACAATATACAAGATCAGCTTTGGTCAGATATACTTGAGTAAGCCAATGATGACCGAATCTGATGGAGAGACTGCAACCTTATTTCCTAAGGCTGCACGGTTGAGGAATTTAACATACTCAGCGCCTTTGTACGTGGATGTCTCAAAAAGAGTCATTAAGAAAGGTCATGATGGTGAAGAAGTTACTGAAACCCAAGATTTTACAAAAGTTTTTATTGGGAAG GTTCCTATCATGCTCCGATCGAGTTATTGCACACTGTATCAAAATTCTGAGAAGGATCTCACTGAGCTCGGGGAGTGTCCATATGACCAAGGAGGATATTTTATCATCAATGGCAGTGAGAAGGTTCTTATTGCACAAGAGAAGATGAGCACAAATCATGTATATGTTTTCAAGAAAAGACAGCCTAACAAGTATGCCTTTGTAGCAGAAGTTCGGTCTATGGCTGAGTCACAAAATAGACCACCCAGTACCATGTTTGTACGGATGCTTTCTCGAACTAGTGCCAAGGGG GGTTCTTCAGGACAGTACATACGTGCCACTCTGCCTTACATTAGAAATGAGATTCCAATTATAATTGTGTTTCGTGCTCTAGGATTTGTTGCTGACAAAGATATTCTAGAGCATATATGTTATGACTTCTCTGATACTCAAATGATGGAGTTGCTTCGGCCTTCCCTGGAAGAGGCTTTTGTTATCCAAAATCAACAG GTTGCACTAGACTATATTGGGAAGAGAGGATCAACAGTTGGTGTGACCAAGGAAAAGAGGATTAA GTATGCCAAGGAGATCCTTCAAAAAGAAATGCTTCCTCATGTTGGCGTAGGTGAATTTTGTGAGACGAAGAAGGCATATTATTTTGG TTATATAATTCACCGGCTACTCTTATGTGCCCTTGGCCGGAGAGCAGAAGATGACAGGGATCACTATGGAAACAAACGACTGGACCTTGCTGGTCCTTTACTTGGAGGCTTGTTCAGAATG CTATTTAGAAAGTTAACAAGAGACGTGAGAGGTTATGTACAAAAG TGTGTTGATAATGGAAAGGACGTCAATTTGCAATTTGCCATCAAGGCGAAAACCATTACTAGTGGCCTGAAATATTCACTTGCCACTGGAAACTGGGGGCAAGCAAATGCAGCTGGTACAAGAGCTGGAGTATCACAG GTGTTAAATCGTTTGACATATGCATCAACTTTGTCTCACTTACGGAGGCTGAATTCCCCCATTGGACGAGAAG GTAAATTGGCCAAGCCTCGACAGTTGCATAATTCACAATGGGGAATGATGTGTCCTGCTGAAACGCCAGAAGGACAA GCATGTGGACTGGTAAAAAATCTTGCATTGATGGTCTATATTACGGTTGGATCTGCAGCATACcctattttggaatttttggaAGAATGGGGCACAGAGAATTTCGAG GAAATTTCTCCTGCTGTCATTCCTCAAGCTACAAAAATTTTTGTCAATGGTTGTTGGGTTGGGATCCATCGAGATCCTGAAATGTTGGTGAAGACTTTGAGACGGCTGAGGAGACGA GTTGATGTAAATACTGAAGTTGGAGTTGTTAGAGATATCCGTTTGAAAGAACTACGGATATATACTGATTATGGCCGTTGCAGCCGTCCATTATTCATTGTTGAGAAACAAAGGCTTCTCATAAAGAAGAAGGATATCCATGCTCTTCAGCAGAGG GAATCTCCAGAAGATGGTGGTTGGCACGATCTTGTAGCAAAAGGATTCATTGAATACATAGACACTGAAGAAGAGGAAACTACCATGATTTCCATGACAATTAGT GATCTTATACAAGCAAGGATCAACCCGGTTGAGGCTTATTCTGACACTTACACTCACTGTGAAATCCATCCATCATTGATTTTGGGTGTTTGTGCTTCAATTATTCCATTTCCCGACCATAACCAG TCTCCACGTAACACGTATCAATCTGCCATGGGTAAACAAGCTATGGGAATTTATGTCACCAACTACCAATTTCGAATG gaTACTTTGGCCTATGTTTTGTATTATCCGCAAAAACCTCTTGTGACTACTCGAGCTATGGAGCACCTTCATTTCAGGCAACTTCCAGCTGGCATT AATGCCATTGTTGCCATTGCTTGCTACTCTGGTTATAACCAGGAAGACTCTGTGATCATGAATCAATCTTCCATTGACCGTGGATTTTTTAGGTCACTTTTCTTCCGGTCATACAG AGATgaggagaaaaaaatgggAACTCTTGTAAAAGAAGATTTTGGACGGCCGGACAGGAGTAATACTATG GGTATGAGGCATGGCTCTTATGATAAATTGGATGACGATGGTCTTGCACCCCCT GGTACCAGAGTATCAGGTGAGGACGTCATTATTGGAAAGACTACTCCTATCTCTCAGGAAGAAGCCCAGGGACAAGCTGCACGTTACTCAAGACGTGATCATAGCATTAGTTTACGTCACAGTGAAAATGGGATTGTAGATCAA GTTCTACTGACCACAAATGCTGATGGATTGAGATTCGTGAAAGTAAGGGTGAGATCTGTTCGAATACCTCAGATTGGGGATAAGTTCAGCAGTCGACATGGTCAAAAAGGAACAGTGGGAATGACTTACACACAAGAAGACATGCCTTGGACTGTGGAAGGAATCACCCCTGATATTATCGTGAATCCACATGCTATTCCTTCTCGGATGACAATTGGTCAGCTTATTGAGTGTATCATGGGGAAGGTGGCAGCCCACATGGGAAAAGAAGGAGATGCTACCCCATTTACTGATGTCACT GTGGATAACATCAGTAAGGCACTGCATAAGTGTGGTTATCAGATGCGTGGATTTGAAACCATGTATAATGGCCATACAGGCCGACGGCTCTCAGCAATGATATTCCTCGGTCCAACATACTATCAAAGGCTGAAGCATATGGTTGATGACAAAATACATTCACGTGGAAGGGGTCCTGTGCAGATCCTTACGAGACAACCTGCTGAGGGTCGGTCACGTGATGGTGGTCTCCGATTTGGGGAGATGGAGCGTGACTGCATGATTGCCCATGGTGCCGCTCATTTTCTAAAGGAGAGGTTGTTCGATCAAAGTGATGCTTATAGGATCCATGTCTGTGAGTGTTGTGGATTGATAGCCATTGCAAATCTCAAGAAGAGTTCTTTCGAATGTAGGGGCTGCAAAAACAAAACTGACATCGTTCAG GTATATATCCCTTATGCCTGTAAGCTTCTCTTCCAAGAGCTTATGGCCATGGCAATAGCACCACGTATGTTCACAAAGGAGATCAAACCATTAAAAgaccaaaagaagaaaggatcCTGA